The proteins below are encoded in one region of Pseudomonadota bacterium:
- the groES gene encoding co-chaperone GroES: MKIRPLNDRVLVKRLKEEETTKGGIIIPDSAKEKPAEGEVVAVGSGKMNDKGVRTPVDLKVGNRVLFSKYGGTDVKLDGEDYLIMREDDILGVVG, from the coding sequence ATGAAAATTCGTCCACTTAATGACCGAGTTCTGGTTAAGCGATTGAAGGAAGAGGAAACTACCAAAGGCGGCATTATTATTCCCGATAGTGCAAAGGAAAAACCCGCTGAGGGCGAAGTTGTGGCAGTCGGAAGCGGCAAGATGAATGATAAGGGCGTGCGGACCCCGGTTGACTTGAAAGTCGGTAACCGTGTATTGTTCAGCAAGTACGGCGGTACGGATGTGAAGCTTGATGGTGAGGACTACCTTATCATGCGGGAAGACGATATACTTGGTGTTGTTGGTTGA